The following DNA comes from Mucisphaera calidilacus.
CTTCGACGCCTGTGATCTGGACGATGCCTCGGCCGACGACGTCGTCGGTTTCACGGAGGGTGAGGGTCTGTGTGTGTGCGGTGCTGACGAGGACGCACAGGGTGAGGGCGAGGGCGACAAGTCGGGGGTGCATGGGGTACTCCGTCGTGCTGAGTCGGTTCGGGAGTATGCGATGGTACGTCACCGGGGGCGACAGGGGGAATGGAATGATGAATTGATGTCGGAATGTTCATATTCGGACAGGTATTGGCTGGGGGAGATTGTGGTCGGGAGGGGGATTGGCAGGGTGTCTGGAGGGGGTGTGGCTTCAGGGTTGGGTATGCGCGTATTTGTTGTAGAAGCTGATGACGCGTTTATCGACGGAGGGCCAGAATCGTCGGCAGATGAGGAAGTGGTTGGCCCAGGGGACGCGTAGGGACTCGACGGGTCCGTGTTTTTTGAGGGCGACGAGTCGTTGAGAGTGTCGGTCGGCGGGGAGGGTGTTATCGAGGCCGCCTTCGATCATGAGCAGGGGTGCGCAGAGGTTGCCGATGACGGCGGCGGGGTTGGCGTCGTCGATGTCGAAGCCGATTTCGCTGGCGATCTGGTCGGAGGCGGCGCGGACGGTTTCTCGTGTCATGCCGAGTGGGAGTCGTGCGCGGAAGGTGTCGATGGCGGCGTCGAGGTCGGCGTAGGGGGCGATGGTGACGAGTGCGGCGACGTCGGGGTCGGTGACGGCGTGTCGGATTGCGACGGCCCCGCCCATGGAGAAGCCCCAAAGGCAG
Coding sequences within:
- a CDS encoding alpha/beta hydrolase, producing the protein MAHAINAQPRRQFLARQAIRLAVYGPSYPGRKLFSTPAHLIARLRGAQVATVTLPDGIRTQVMRVPARPDTPQRPPVVLLHGWMELKEMHLPHARLLARHGHDVLLVDQRGHGRSAATPSTIGTRETHDLTAIIDDARKRQWITGRYCLWGFSMGGAVAIRHAVTDPDVAALVTIAPYADLDAAIDTFRARLPLGMTRETVRAASDQIASEIGFDIDDANPAAVIGNLCAPLLMIEGGLDNTLPADRHSQRLVALKKHGPVESLRVPWANHFLICRRFWPSVDKRVISFYNKYAHTQP